One part of the Bacillus sp. FJAT-27916 genome encodes these proteins:
- a CDS encoding GNAT family N-acetyltransferase gives MAFEQSEYYIEIPRHLTPEQQQMMIELEKDAFPGLGAVDEQTLVPIARYGKLILYRKSGDDRPVAVCECLRDFENPEKAYIFGYYVRSDQNGKGLGTVFLEEVLKELRNDGFKKVTLTVSETNTAAVKLYQKCGFVQVEYRHHEFGEGEHRLYMEKDL, from the coding sequence ATGGCTTTTGAACAGTCCGAATATTATATAGAGATCCCGCGTCATTTGACGCCGGAGCAGCAGCAAATGATGATTGAGTTAGAAAAGGATGCCTTTCCGGGGCTAGGTGCGGTGGATGAACAGACATTGGTTCCTATCGCAAGATATGGCAAGCTGATTTTATACCGGAAGAGCGGGGATGACCGTCCGGTAGCGGTATGTGAATGCCTCCGTGATTTTGAAAATCCAGAGAAAGCCTATATTTTCGGGTATTATGTTCGTTCTGACCAGAACGGAAAGGGTCTCGGTACGGTTTTTCTTGAAGAGGTGCTGAAGGAGCTTCGAAATGACGGATTCAAGAAGGTGACTCTCACGGTGAGTGAAACGAATACGGCAGCCGTTAAACTGTATCAAAAATGCGGGTTTGTCCAGGTAGAATACCGGCATCATGAATTCGGAGAAGGAGAACACCGCCTTTATATGGAGAAAGATCTTTGA
- the ahpC gene encoding alkyl hydroperoxide reductase subunit C — protein MSLINKKLEDFTVQAYHDGDFKEVTLEDVKGKWSIFFFYPADFTFVCPTELADLQDNYAKLQEINCEVYSVSTDSHFVHKAWADATDTIGKIKYPMLADPAHVLSRQFEVLIEEAGQALRGTFIVNPEGEIKAYEIHDLGIGRTAEETVRKVQAAQFVAEHGDKVCPAKWTPGEETLEPSLDLIGKI, from the coding sequence ATGTCATTAATCAACAAGAAATTAGAAGATTTTACCGTGCAAGCTTACCATGATGGTGATTTTAAAGAGGTTACTTTGGAAGATGTAAAAGGCAAATGGTCTATCTTCTTCTTCTATCCAGCAGATTTCACTTTTGTCTGCCCGACTGAACTAGCTGACCTTCAAGATAATTATGCGAAACTTCAAGAAATCAATTGTGAAGTATACTCTGTGTCAACTGATTCTCACTTCGTACATAAGGCGTGGGCGGATGCGACAGACACAATTGGCAAAATCAAGTACCCGATGCTCGCTGACCCAGCGCATGTACTATCACGTCAATTTGAGGTGTTAATTGAAGAAGCAGGACAAGCACTCCGCGGTACATTCATCGTGAACCCTGAAGGCGAAATTAAGGCATATGAAATTCATGACCTTGGAATCGGCCGAACAGCTGAAGAAACTGTGCGTAAAGTACAGGCTGCTCAATTCGTGGCAGAGCACGGGGATAAAGTATGCCCGGCAAAATGGACACCAGGTGAAGAAACATTAGAACCAAGCTTGGACCTAATCGGAAAAATCTAA
- a CDS encoding M81 family metallopeptidase: MRKWRIGIAFFYHESHSFTKEKTTMEDFRREGFFTGEDILHAYTGTKTEVGGFIDVLQEDDRFMLVPLQCTAAVPSGVVTNETYQQIKEGLLEEIKKAGELDGILLALHGAMVVEGVNNAELSLLEEVRMEAGWEMPIATTLDMHANISPMMTNWTPYHFGFKTYPHIDMYEQGRNAAMSLIRHLAERKRYEAACVKLPMLLPSINMRTDEGPMQRMMTIARQYEKEPDILAVSVFGGFPYGDVADAGASVLVIAKERERAWAVAKSISDYYWDIRYEFLVHLPSIKEAIHRALALDEDKPIVLADIADNPLSCGSGDTTLLIEAFLKENPGKALIGPIADSGTLEQCLIAGTGSHLNLSIGGKTYPEYGSPIKVSAEVIAVSNGIFYNSGPFNHGLKVDAQGAAFIRSGEIDYLIIGRPLSANDPELFRHIGIEPMDYRYLVLKAKNHFRAAFDPLISQVIYVDAPGVATNQINHLPFKRIPKGVWPMKC, encoded by the coding sequence ATGAGGAAATGGAGAATTGGCATTGCCTTTTTTTATCATGAGTCCCATAGCTTCACGAAGGAAAAAACTACTATGGAGGACTTTAGACGCGAGGGATTTTTCACCGGCGAGGATATTCTTCATGCTTATACCGGAACGAAGACTGAGGTGGGCGGTTTCATTGATGTGTTACAGGAGGATGACCGATTTATGCTCGTTCCCCTGCAATGTACTGCCGCTGTCCCATCTGGCGTGGTGACGAATGAAACCTATCAGCAAATCAAAGAGGGTTTGCTTGAGGAAATCAAGAAGGCAGGAGAGCTGGATGGAATCTTGCTTGCTCTGCATGGCGCAATGGTCGTTGAGGGGGTTAATAATGCTGAACTGAGCTTGCTTGAGGAAGTCAGGATGGAGGCAGGCTGGGAAATGCCGATTGCTACAACCCTTGATATGCATGCGAATATCAGCCCAATGATGACCAATTGGACTCCTTACCATTTCGGTTTTAAAACCTATCCGCATATCGATATGTATGAACAGGGGAGAAATGCGGCCATGTCCCTGATCCGCCACTTGGCAGAGAGGAAACGGTATGAAGCGGCATGTGTAAAGCTCCCCATGCTTTTGCCTTCTATCAATATGAGGACAGACGAAGGACCGATGCAGCGAATGATGACCATTGCAAGGCAGTATGAAAAAGAGCCGGATATCCTGGCTGTGTCTGTGTTTGGCGGATTTCCATATGGGGATGTCGCAGATGCGGGAGCATCCGTCTTGGTCATCGCCAAAGAGAGGGAACGAGCATGGGCTGTGGCAAAAAGCATAAGTGACTATTATTGGGATATTCGGTATGAGTTTTTAGTCCATCTTCCTTCTATTAAAGAAGCTATCCATAGGGCACTTGCCCTTGATGAAGATAAGCCAATTGTACTTGCAGATATAGCGGATAATCCATTAAGCTGTGGTAGTGGGGATACTACTCTATTGATTGAAGCTTTCCTGAAGGAGAACCCCGGTAAAGCGCTTATTGGGCCAATCGCAGATAGCGGAACGTTGGAACAATGTCTTATAGCAGGCACGGGAAGCCATTTAAATCTATCAATCGGTGGTAAGACATACCCGGAATACGGGAGCCCGATTAAGGTTTCAGCAGAGGTCATAGCAGTCTCGAACGGTATATTTTATAATAGCGGTCCATTTAATCATGGGTTGAAGGTGGATGCTCAAGGGGCGGCTTTCATCCGTTCGGGGGAGATTGATTATCTCATCATTGGTCGTCCATTGTCAGCTAATGATCCTGAGTTGTTTCGGCATATTGGAATTGAGCCGATGGATTACCGGTATTTAGTCCTTAAGGCCAAAAATCATTTCCGTGCAGCCTTTGACCCACTCATTAGTCAGGTCATTTATGTGGATGCGCCAGGGGTGGCGACCAATCAAATTAATCATTTGCCTTTTAAGAGGATACCAAAAGGCGTGTGGCCAATGAAGTGTTGA
- a CDS encoding NADP-dependent glyceraldehyde-3-phosphate dehydrogenase, translating into MTKTYEFYLDGEWRRSKSNETISIISPYMQKEVGKVQAMLQDEIEESIQNAKQSQKDWAGTPILDRAKCLLSWIDELLKIKKELAETVMKEVGKSYNDAIKEVERTADFIRYTIEEATHMHGESMLGENFPGGTRSKVAIIHRVPLGVVLAISPFNYPVNLAAAKIAPALISGNAVVFKPATQGAMSGTLMVEALDKAGLPKGVLNLVTGRGAVIGDYLVEHPDINMISFTGGTQNGIHIAQKAKMVPLVMELGGKDPAIVRRDANLPYAVKQIIAGAYSYSGQRCTAIKRVLVHEEIGDEFVRLLKEEVEGLSVGSPKDNHTIVPLIDDSSADFVQSLIDDAVLNGAVTVTGNKRVGNLIYPTLLDHVTEKMRVAWEEPFGPVLPVIRIHSDEEAVKLSNQSEFGLQASIFTADLNAGFKIAEKLETGTVQINGRTERGPDHFPFIGVKGSGTGTQGIRSSIESMTREKVTVLNLLD; encoded by the coding sequence ATGACGAAAACCTATGAGTTTTATCTCGATGGTGAGTGGAGAAGGAGTAAATCTAACGAGACAATCAGTATCATATCACCATATATGCAAAAGGAAGTCGGAAAGGTGCAAGCCATGCTTCAGGATGAAATTGAAGAATCCATCCAGAATGCAAAGCAGTCACAAAAAGACTGGGCTGGTACCCCAATCCTTGACAGGGCCAAATGCCTGCTAAGCTGGATTGATGAATTATTGAAAATAAAAAAAGAATTAGCGGAAACCGTGATGAAGGAAGTCGGAAAATCCTATAATGATGCCATAAAAGAAGTGGAGAGAACGGCAGATTTTATCCGTTATACTATTGAAGAGGCCACACATATGCATGGAGAAAGTATGCTTGGTGAAAACTTCCCGGGAGGAACGCGTTCTAAGGTCGCCATCATTCATCGGGTTCCGCTTGGCGTTGTCCTTGCTATATCTCCATTTAATTATCCTGTCAACCTAGCAGCAGCTAAAATAGCCCCTGCTTTGATCAGTGGAAATGCTGTCGTTTTCAAGCCGGCTACACAAGGAGCGATGAGCGGAACCCTCATGGTTGAAGCGCTGGATAAGGCTGGACTTCCAAAAGGAGTTTTAAATTTAGTAACAGGAAGAGGAGCGGTCATCGGTGATTATTTAGTTGAACATCCTGATATTAATATGATTTCTTTCACTGGCGGAACGCAAAACGGTATTCATATTGCCCAGAAGGCCAAAATGGTTCCGCTCGTTATGGAGCTAGGAGGGAAAGATCCAGCCATTGTCCGGAGGGATGCCAATCTTCCCTATGCTGTTAAGCAAATCATCGCTGGAGCCTATTCCTATTCAGGGCAGCGTTGTACGGCTATTAAAAGAGTTCTTGTGCATGAGGAAATTGGAGATGAATTTGTCCGCCTGTTAAAAGAAGAGGTTGAAGGATTATCTGTCGGTTCCCCAAAGGACAATCATACGATTGTTCCCCTTATTGACGACTCATCAGCAGATTTTGTTCAATCATTGATTGATGATGCCGTGCTTAATGGAGCCGTTACGGTTACGGGAAATAAGCGTGTCGGAAATTTGATTTATCCGACATTGCTTGATCATGTAACAGAGAAAATGAGGGTAGCTTGGGAGGAACCGTTTGGACCCGTCCTGCCCGTGATTCGTATTCATTCAGATGAAGAGGCGGTAAAACTGTCCAATCAATCTGAATTCGGGCTGCAGGCGAGTATTTTTACAGCTGATTTAAATGCGGGTTTTAAGATTGCTGAGAAGCTGGAAACCGGAACCGTACAAATCAATGGTCGCACTGAGCGGGGACCCGATCATTTTCCGTTTATCGGAGTGAAGGGTTCAGGTACTGGGACGCAGGGGATTCGCTCAAGCATTGAATCGATGACACGCGAGAAAGTGACTGTGTTAAATCTCTTAGATTGA
- a CDS encoding aldehyde dehydrogenase family protein translates to MSAIIQKLYMNGRWESKFGQQLSESINPANKEVVGYYTMAEGDQVHQAAESAYLAYHEWKRTPAPVRAAYLYKAAEICAGRKEELAKMMTKEMGKVLAETLGEVNVVIETCKYMAAEGRRLFGQTVPSGMPNCDITMVREPLGVVACITPWNFPVALASYKICAALISGNTVVWKPASETALSAGVLMEIFHQAGFPDGVVNLITGSGGKVGRQLASHPYVAAVSFTGSTEVGQELAVEAAKHMKKISLELGGKNAAIVLKDADLEKAAACIVRAAFSTTGQKCTATSRVIVEKDVKAALLDLIVQKTKSLKIGDGMKSEIDIGPLVNEQQLDIVHSFVEEALADGARLECGGRQIPNHNGYFYEPTILSGVLPEHRIANEEIFGPVLAVIEAKDYEDAIQINNQTVYGLSTSLFTESLSYAKRGAREIESGLVYINNGTANAEIGVAFGGLKQSGNGAREVSHHALDSMTEWKSIYVSYE, encoded by the coding sequence GTGAGTGCAATCATTCAAAAGCTGTATATGAACGGACGTTGGGAGAGTAAGTTTGGTCAACAGCTTTCAGAAAGCATTAATCCTGCCAATAAAGAGGTAGTTGGATATTATACGATGGCAGAGGGTGACCAGGTTCATCAAGCAGCAGAGTCTGCCTATCTAGCTTATCATGAGTGGAAGCGAACACCTGCACCTGTAAGGGCTGCCTATCTTTATAAAGCAGCAGAGATTTGTGCAGGCAGAAAAGAAGAACTGGCGAAGATGATGACGAAAGAAATGGGCAAGGTTCTGGCAGAGACCTTAGGAGAGGTCAATGTCGTGATCGAGACATGCAAATATATGGCCGCAGAGGGCAGGCGTCTATTCGGCCAAACCGTCCCTTCCGGCATGCCAAATTGTGATATTACGATGGTAAGGGAGCCTCTTGGCGTGGTGGCTTGTATTACACCATGGAATTTCCCTGTCGCATTGGCATCCTATAAGATTTGTGCCGCACTCATAAGCGGCAATACGGTTGTATGGAAGCCTGCCTCTGAAACTGCTCTCTCAGCTGGCGTTTTGATGGAAATATTCCATCAGGCAGGCTTTCCAGATGGGGTTGTCAATTTGATTACCGGTTCTGGAGGAAAGGTTGGCAGACAATTGGCCAGTCATCCTTATGTGGCTGCCGTCTCTTTCACTGGGTCAACCGAAGTCGGCCAGGAGCTGGCGGTCGAGGCAGCTAAACATATGAAAAAGATCTCGCTCGAGCTTGGCGGAAAAAATGCCGCCATTGTCCTTAAGGATGCGGACTTAGAGAAAGCAGCTGCCTGTATTGTGCGAGCTGCGTTCTCGACAACAGGACAGAAATGCACGGCAACAAGCCGAGTCATTGTTGAAAAAGATGTTAAGGCTGCCCTGTTAGATTTAATTGTCCAAAAAACGAAAAGCCTGAAAATTGGGGACGGGATGAAATCAGAGATTGATATTGGACCATTAGTGAATGAGCAACAGTTGGATATCGTTCATTCGTTTGTTGAAGAAGCATTAGCGGATGGGGCGAGACTCGAATGCGGTGGCAGACAAATTCCAAATCATAATGGGTATTTCTATGAACCTACAATCTTGAGCGGCGTATTGCCAGAACATAGAATTGCGAATGAAGAGATATTTGGCCCGGTATTGGCGGTCATTGAGGCGAAAGATTACGAGGATGCGATCCAAATCAATAATCAAACCGTTTACGGGTTATCGACCTCCTTATTTACAGAAAGCCTTTCTTATGCAAAGCGCGGGGCTAGGGAAATTGAAAGCGGCTTAGTTTATATCAATAATGGTACAGCAAATGCGGAAATCGGCGTAGCCTTTGGCGGATTGAAGCAATCTGGCAATGGTGCACGGGAAGTATCGCATCATGCTCTTGATAGTATGACAGAGTGGAAATCTATCTATGTATCTTATGAATGA
- a CDS encoding potassium channel family protein, with the protein MKKEQTSYIKDIFMAALAIISLFLLLDTHHIYSWLRRFIWLIFVILISFEFFKSKNKWDYVKRHPFELIALIPVSGVFQGVMIVRLLRLVVLWKILRTHFPELMAILTMNGLSKMLKITGGMILISAIPITYLEEGITSFAEGIWWAIVTTTTVGYGDIAPVTIGGRVVAVLLMFFGIGCIGTITGTVATYLVRSGDKNPHKEFIKNQIDRIETISDKDFDILLQMIGQIRNDKVNH; encoded by the coding sequence ATGAAGAAGGAACAAACATCATACATAAAGGACATTTTTATGGCCGCATTGGCAATTATTTCGCTGTTTTTGCTGTTAGATACCCATCATATTTACAGTTGGCTAAGACGGTTCATTTGGCTGATCTTCGTTATCCTCATTTCGTTTGAATTTTTTAAATCGAAAAACAAATGGGATTATGTGAAAAGGCATCCGTTTGAACTCATTGCTCTAATCCCTGTCAGCGGCGTTTTCCAAGGGGTTATGATTGTCAGATTATTACGCCTTGTCGTTCTATGGAAAATTCTCCGGACCCATTTCCCAGAGTTAATGGCGATTTTGACGATGAATGGATTAAGCAAGATGCTGAAGATCACCGGAGGCATGATTTTGATTTCTGCTATTCCAATCACCTATTTGGAGGAGGGGATCACAAGCTTTGCAGAAGGGATTTGGTGGGCGATTGTGACAACGACCACTGTCGGATACGGCGATATTGCCCCTGTAACGATTGGAGGCCGGGTGGTTGCCGTACTTCTTATGTTCTTTGGAATCGGCTGTATTGGTACGATTACTGGGACAGTAGCGACATATCTGGTTAGAAGCGGGGACAAGAATCCTCATAAGGAATTTATAAAGAATCAAATTGATCGGATTGAAACAATATCTGATAAAGATTTTGACATATTACTGCAGATGATTGGGCAGATTAGAAATGATAAAGTCAACCATTAA
- a CDS encoding FAD-dependent oxidoreductase: MTKKIYDLIIIGGGPAGLSAGVYAGRGKLKTLILEKGNTGGQAATTNEIVNYPGIRKTTGPALTEEMKLQCEDFGAEFVKTDVIGVDFDGDVKKVKTVNGEFEARAVIIATGAGPRKLGFPGEAEFTGRGVAYCSTCDGEFFEGLEVFVIGAGFAAAEEAIYLTRFASKVTVIAREPEFTCAPSIADKVLAHDQIEVKFNTELLEVSGEGMIQRARFINNVTKEEWEYEANEKDGTFGVFVFVGYAPKTELFKGIIEMDRHGYIVTDEEMRTNVKGVYAVGDLRPKSLRQVITAVADGAIAGTDVQKYVAEEKERLGIADEPEDEKPAKKEETKEASSTGSKTSLLNDAIRGQLKGIFERMEKDITLVSIVDESMPKSVELRDFLSEIAELGDKVHLELHKRGENTKVEEMIHADKYPVVALLNHAGEYSGVKFHGVPGGHELNSFILAIYNLAGPGQALDAEIAESIKAIDKDVNIKVMVSLACHYCPDVVVGAQRIAILNKRVEAEMVDISQFPELKTKYKVMSVPAMIINDQEVVFGAKKINEIIKAVQ, from the coding sequence ATGACAAAGAAAATATATGATTTAATCATCATCGGTGGAGGACCGGCGGGATTGTCAGCTGGTGTATATGCTGGCCGCGGGAAGTTAAAAACCTTAATCCTCGAAAAAGGCAATACAGGCGGACAAGCTGCAACGACGAATGAAATCGTTAACTATCCAGGCATTCGCAAAACAACAGGACCAGCCTTAACAGAGGAAATGAAGCTTCAATGTGAGGATTTTGGTGCTGAGTTTGTTAAAACAGACGTCATCGGCGTTGATTTTGATGGTGATGTCAAAAAAGTAAAAACAGTGAATGGTGAATTTGAAGCACGTGCGGTTATCATTGCTACAGGCGCAGGCCCTCGTAAACTTGGTTTCCCTGGTGAAGCTGAATTTACCGGACGCGGTGTTGCGTATTGCTCCACTTGTGACGGAGAATTCTTCGAAGGCTTAGAAGTATTCGTAATCGGAGCGGGCTTCGCTGCAGCGGAAGAAGCAATCTACTTGACACGTTTTGCAAGCAAAGTAACTGTAATTGCGCGTGAACCTGAATTTACATGTGCACCATCCATTGCTGATAAAGTGCTTGCCCATGACCAAATTGAAGTGAAATTCAATACGGAGCTTCTTGAGGTCTCAGGTGAGGGCATGATTCAGCGTGCTCGTTTCATTAATAATGTAACGAAAGAGGAATGGGAATACGAGGCAAATGAGAAAGACGGCACATTCGGCGTTTTCGTATTTGTCGGCTATGCCCCTAAGACAGAGCTTTTTAAAGGTATTATCGAGATGGACCGTCACGGTTATATTGTGACAGACGAGGAAATGCGTACAAATGTAAAGGGTGTTTATGCGGTTGGCGATCTTCGTCCAAAATCCTTACGCCAAGTCATTACAGCGGTAGCTGATGGAGCCATTGCTGGTACAGATGTTCAAAAATATGTGGCTGAAGAGAAGGAACGCTTAGGAATTGCTGACGAACCAGAGGATGAAAAACCAGCCAAGAAAGAGGAAACAAAAGAAGCTTCCTCAACTGGGTCAAAAACATCTCTTCTGAATGATGCGATTCGCGGCCAATTGAAAGGTATTTTTGAACGGATGGAAAAGGATATTACTCTCGTATCCATCGTGGATGAAAGTATGCCAAAATCCGTTGAACTGCGTGATTTTCTCTCGGAAATCGCTGAGCTAGGCGATAAAGTACACTTAGAGCTTCATAAAAGAGGCGAAAACACGAAAGTGGAAGAAATGATTCATGCGGATAAATATCCAGTAGTCGCTTTATTGAACCATGCAGGTGAATATAGCGGTGTGAAATTCCACGGTGTTCCTGGTGGTCATGAGCTAAATTCCTTTATCTTGGCGATTTATAACCTAGCGGGACCAGGTCAAGCGCTAGATGCGGAAATTGCTGAATCCATTAAGGCCATTGATAAAGACGTTAACATTAAAGTCATGGTCTCTCTTGCCTGTCATTATTGTCCAGATGTTGTAGTCGGTGCACAAAGAATCGCGATTTTGAACAAGCGGGTTGAAGCGGAAATGGTTGATATCAGCCAGTTCCCTGAATTGAAAACGAAATACAAAGTCATGAGCGTTCCAGCCATGATTATCAATGATCAGGAAGTGGTTTTCGGAGCGAAGAAAATCAATGAGATCATTAAAGCCGTTCAATAA